AGTGACGGGTGAAGCACCCGATCCCGAATGGGTGCAGGGTATTCAGACCATTGCTAAATACTCCAATGTGTATTGCAAGGTGTCTGGCATGGTTGAACGCGCAGCACAACAACCCGCCCCCGACGATCCAGCTTATTATGTGCCTACGCTCGATGTGTTATGGCATGCTTTTGGTGAAGACCGCCTGGTCTATGGCAGCAATTGGCTCGTGTGCGAACGCGCAGCACCCTATGAGACGGTGCTCAGTATTGTCACCCATTATATTGAGAATAAGGGACCGGAAGCGATGGAGAAGTTCTTCTGGAAGAATTCAAAAGCTGCGTATAAGTGGATTGATAGATAAAAAGCGCGAATAGACGAATAGACGAATGGAATACACACTGATTTTGGGAGGATGGGCGGAGTTCGTTGATTCGTTGATTCGTTTAATACGTCGCTCCAGTGGAATCTACCATTGGCACGAATCTGACAGGTATAATGTGATTTTGTTGCAATTTGCCTTCCTGCTTGGTCAATAGCACGAGTTCTTGTGCGTCGCGTTTTCCAACCGGAATTACCATGCGCCCACCTTCGGCGAGTTGATCTTGAAGGGGTTGGGGTACCTGCGTTGGTGAACACGTCACGATAATTGCATCAAAAGGCGCGTGTTCTGGCCATCCTTTGTACCCATCGCCAACTTTCACTTCGATATTCTCATATCCCAATGTGTTGAGCAAGTTTGCGGCGCGCTTGCCCAGCACTTCCACAATTTCTATGGTGTAGATGCTGTCACACAACTCGCCCAGAATCGCCGCCTGATACCCCGATCCCGTTCCGATTTCCAGCACTTTATCCGATTCCTTCAAATTCAGCACTTCGGTCATCAGCGCGACAATATACGGTTGAGAAATGGTCTGTCCCTCGCCGATGGGTAATGGATGATCGCCGTACGCTCGTGAAGCATAAGACTCGGGTACAAACTGGTGGCGTTCCACTTTTCGCATCGCTTCCAGGACAGCGGGGGCTTTAATTCCTCGGTTTTCAATTTGTGTCCTTACCATACGTTCTCGCAATCGCTCCATGAGGTCTTGTGCATGCGATGTAGAGATCACCGCCAGACCCATCAATAAGAGCAGTAAAGCATGTGCTGAAATGCTGTTATTCAGTATTTGCATCCTGCGCACTATGTACCTCCTGTATCAGCGTTTTAGAGAAACCAACTCACGGGATCTGGATACGCCTCTTCGCGGGACAAATATTTCAAACCCTTTGCACACCGAATGATCCACCAGACTGGCAAAACCATTATCACTATTACCGCTACGACAAACACGATTGGTAACAGCAGCACTACTGCTATCCCCCACAACAGAGTCAGGTACAACAAACAGATCCAGAACGTGCGAATTTGAAACCGATAGTGCGAAGCCAACCACTCAGGTGCATTCGACCGATTCACATAAGCCATAATAACGCCAATCAGGCCCGTGATACCAAAAGCAACACCGACCAGATATAAAATGTAAACGATCCTCGCTGTACCCGTTATATCATGTTTTTCGTTTGCCATCAAGCCTTCCCTTCACGGTCAGGTTACGACATCGCCATCTGATATGGGTACAGCACCCGGCGTACCGGTTGAAATGACATCTCCAGGGTGTATTAACTTTAGACAAACCAGCCCTCGGGATCTGGATACGCCTCTTCGCGGGACAAATATTTCAAACCCTTTGCACACCGAATAATCATCCAGATCACCCAAAACACCAGCACCACCACGCCAATCACGATGAAGCACAGCACGATGCCCACGACCAGGTATAACAACGAGATCCAGAACGTGCGAATTTGAAACCGATAGTGCGAAGCCAACCACTCAGGTGCATCCGACCGGTTCACATAAGCCATAATAACGCCAATCAGGCCCGTGATACCGACAACAAGCTCGGCTAAATATAGAATGTAAACGATCTTGGCTGTACCTGAGGTCACCGAATATGTCTGTTCTGTCTCAGCCATCAAACCCTTCCTTTCACGATCAGGTCACGATAAATGTCGCTTCCATTTCCTCACTCTCTTTGTATCCAATCCGAATGGCTTTAGCGCGAATGGTGGTTTCGCCTTTTGGCAGGGGAATGGGTCCGGTGTACAATCGCCAGTGTTCATCGCCTGCGAGTTGATACGCCATTGACGCGCCTTGGGTGCCGCAGTAAAATTGTACGATTATCGGTCCCTTGAAGGTTCCGCCTTCGGGGGCGGCCTCTCGGCCTGGGCTTTTTTCACATATTGGTACAAAAACCGGCAATTCGGTCTGCGGCTGCTCTGTGCCCTGCCACATGCGGAATACCATCTGATCTTCGGGCACATCGCCCCATACGTCGTATTTTTCGCGCCAGTCGTCCAGTGCCCCGCACAAGCGGTTCAATGTTTCGGCGTGTGCGGGATCGTCCGCGAGATTATTGACTTCAAATGGATCGTTTTCCGTGTCGTATAATTCTTCTACAGGGCGTTTTTGAAACATCACGTTTTGTACACCTTCCAATTCGCCCGCGAGATGGAGCCGCCACATTTCCTGCAATGC
This window of the Gemmatimonadota bacterium genome carries:
- a CDS encoding protein-L-isoaspartate(D-aspartate) O-methyltransferase translates to MQILNNSISAHALLLLLMGLAVISTSHAQDLMERLRERMVRTQIENRGIKAPAVLEAMRKVERHQFVPESYASRAYGDHPLPIGEGQTISQPYIVALMTEVLNLKESDKVLEIGTGSGYQAAILGELCDSIYTIEIVEVLGKRAANLLNTLGYENIEVKVGDGYKGWPEHAPFDAIIVTCSPTQVPQPLQDQLAEGGRMVIPVGKRDAQELVLLTKQEGKLQQNHIIPVRFVPMVDSTGATY